One genomic region from Rattus norvegicus strain BN/NHsdMcwi chromosome 10, GRCr8, whole genome shotgun sequence encodes:
- the Nbr1 gene encoding next to BRCA1 gene 1 protein isoform X5 translates to MEPQVTLNVTFKNETQSFLVSDPENTTWADVEAMVKVSFDLNTIQIKYLDEENEEISINSQGEYEEALKMANIKQGNQLQMQVHEGCHVVDEVLPQTVVEKQATARTGKKPLAHYSSLVRVLGSDMKTTEEPTAEARSPVPCDTDKPQDKPPDWFTSYLEMFREQVVKETVEKLEQRLQEKLVLQKPPFSSSPSEVSMPISEEETLFLPENQFSWHIACSHCQKRIVGVRYQCSLCPSYNICEDCEAGPYSHDTNHILLKFRRPVVISSEPFFYSKYPTPRLPAALEQVRLQKQVDKNFVKAEKQRLRAEKKQRKAEVKELKKQLKLHRKIHLWNSIHGLQSPKSPLGRPESLLQSNTLMLPLQPCAPVMPTLSAAFVDENLPDGTHLQPGTKFIKHWRMKNTGNVKWSADTKLKFMWGNLTLASTEKKDVLVPCLKAGHIGVVSVEFIAPTLEGTYTSHWRLSHKGQQFGPRVWCSIIVDPFPSSESPVNLERDGISSSKADDFTCEQEEAFLLAEEEIPLGEVTKQTEGTGSSAPQKTQHAASERELYIPSVDLLTAQDLLSFELLDINIVQELERVPHNTPVDSTVLTKRKAETPASVEETEEDLSGTQFVCETVIRSLTLDAAPDHNPPCRQRSPQRELQLYSTEEQQPLMLPGFCRKDSSLKFALPEEGPHGDEREEIVHIAEEEAIEEEDVQDEEVQSQSSASSEDYIIILPECFDTSRPLGDSMYSSALSQPGLERGAEGEPGIESGQEPAEARERLPERESQPKEQSISDILTTSQHLDTVPLVPEVAGLPAALSRYCSAPQPPCSPELE, encoded by the exons ATGGAACCACAGGTTACTCTAaatgtgacttttaaaaatgaaactcaaagcTTTCTGGTTTCGGATCCAGAAAATACAACTTGGGCTGATGTTGAAGCTATG GTAAAAGTTTCATTTGATCTGAATACTATCCAAATAAAATACCTGGATGAGGAAAATGAGGAG ATATCCATCAATAGTCAAG GAGAATATGAAGAAGCACTTAAG ATGGCTAACATTAAGCAAGGAAATCAACTACAGATGCAAGTCCACGAAGGGTGCCATGTTGTAGATGAAGTGCTCCCCCAAACTGTAGTAGAAAAACAAGCAACTGCCAGGACAGGGAAGAAGCCACTCGCACATTACTCTTCGCTGGTAAGAGTCTTGGGATCAGATATGAAGACCACAGAGGAGCCTACAGCAGAG GCACGTTCACCTGTTCCTTGTGACACCGACAAGCCTCAAGACAAGCCCCCAGACTGGTTTACAAGCTACCTGGAGATG TTCAGAGAACAAGTGGTGAAGGAAACGGTGGAGAAGCTTGAACAGAGGTTGCAGGAGAAGCTTGTCCTCCAGAAGCCACCCTTCAGTTCCTCACCCTCAGAAGTCTCAATGCCTATTTCAGAGGAGGAAACCCTGTTTTTGCCAGAGAACCAGTTCAGCTGGCATATTGCTTGTAGCCACTGCCAAAAGAGGATCGTCGGTGTGCGCTACCAGTGTAG CCTCTGCCCATCCTACAACATTTGTGAAGATTGTGAAGCTGGACCTTACTCCCATGACACTAACCACATTTTGCTAAAATTTCGGAGACCTGTTGTGATTTCCTCTGAGCCATTTTTCTACTCAAAGTATCCCACTCCTCGTCTGCCTGCTGCTTTGGAACAAGTCAG GCTCCAAAAGCAGGTGGATAAGAATTTTGTGAAAGCAGAAAAGCAAAGGTTGCGGGCTGAGAAGAAACAGCGGAAGGCAGAGGTCAAAGAGCTTAAAAAGCAGCTGAAACTCCACCGGAAGATTCATTTGTGGAATTCAATCCATGGACTCCAGAGTCCCAAGTCGCCTTTGGGTCGACCTGAGAGCTTGCTGCAGTCTAACACCCTCAT GCTTCCTTTGCAGCCCTGTGCCCCAGTTATGCCAACACTCAGTGCAGCATTCGTGGATGAGAATTTGCCTGATGGGACTCATCTTCAGCCAGGAACCAAGTTTATCAAACACTGGAGGATGAAAAACACAGGGAATGTGAAGTGGAGCGCAGACACAAAG CTCAAGTTCATGTGGGGAAACTTGACTCTGGCTTCTACAGAGAAGAAGGATGTTTTGGTTCCCTGCTTGAAGGCTGGACACATCGGGGTGGTGTCTGTGGAGTTCATCGCCCCAACCTTGGAGGGGACATACACTTCGCATTGGCGTCTCTCTCACAAAGGCCAGCAGTTTGGGCCTCGGGTCTGGTGCAGTATCATAGTGgatccttttccttcctctgagAGCCCTGTTAACCTTGAAAGGGATGGGATTAGCTCAAGCAAAGCTGATGACTTCACCTGTGAGCAAGAG GAAGCTTTTCTTCTAGCTGAAGAAGAGATTCCATTGGGTGAGGTGACAAAGCAGACAGAAGGGACAGGATCCAGTGCCCCACAGAAGACACAACATGCTGCCAGTGAGAGGGAGCTCTACATTCCATCCGTGGACCTTCTGACTGCCCAG GACCTGCTGTCCTTTGAACTGCTGGATATAAACATTGTTCAAGAATTGGAGAGAGTGCCACACAACACCCCTGTGG ATTCCACTGTATTAACAAAGAGAAAGGCCGAGACCCCTGCTTCAGTCGAAGAAACGGAGGAAGACCTGAGTGGGACCCAATTTGTGTGTGAGACTGTAATCCGATCCCTAACCTTGGATGCTGCTCCAGACCACAACCCTCCTTGCAGGCAGAGGTCCCCACAGA GGGAATTACAGCTGTATTCCACAGAAGAACAGCAGCCTCTTATGCTGCCCGGATTCTGCAGAAAGGATTCTTCCT TGAAATTTGCCTTGCCTGAAGAAGGACCACATGGAGATGAGAGGGAGGAGATTGTCCACATTGCTGAGGAAGAAGCCATTGAGGAAGAGGATGTCCAAGATGAAGAAGTTCAGAGTCAGTCTTCTGCTTCCTCTGAAGATTATATCATCATCCTGCCTGAGTGCTTTGATACCAGCCGCCCCCTGGGGGACTCCATGTACAGCTCTGCGCTCTCCCAGCCAGGCCTGGAGCGAGGGGCTGAAGGTGAACCTGGGATCGAGTCTGGGCAGGAACCAGCTGAGGCTAGAGAGAGACTCCCGGAAAGGGAGAGCCAGCCAAAGGAGCAGAGCATCAGTGACATCCTCACGACCTCACAGCATCTGGACACAGTGCCTCTAGTCCCAGAAGTGGCAGGACTTCCAGCAGCACTGTCCAGGTACTGCTCAGCACCTCAGCCACCCTGTTCTCCAGAGCTGGAATGA
- the Nbr1 gene encoding next to BRCA1 gene 1 protein isoform X1, which translates to MEPQVTLNVTFKNETQSFLVSDPENTTWADVEAMVKVSFDLNTIQIKYLDEENEEISINSQGEYEEALKMANIKQGNQLQMQVHEGCHVVDEVLPQTVVEKQATARTGKKPLAHYSSLVRVLGSDMKTTEEPTAEARSPVPCDTDKPQDKPPDWFTSYLEMFREQVVKETVEKLEQRLQEKLVLQKPPFSSSPSEVSMPISEEETLFLPENQFSWHIACSHCQKRIVGVRYQCSLCPSYNICEDCEAGPYSHDTNHILLKFRRPVVISSEPFFYSKYPTPRLPAALEQVRLQKQVDKNFVKAEKQRLRAEKKQRKAEVKELKKQLKLHRKIHLWNSIHGLQSPKSPLGRPESLLQSNTLMLPLQPCAPVMPTLSAAFVDENLPDGTHLQPGTKFIKHWRMKNTGNVKWSADTKLKFMWGNLTLASTEKKDVLVPCLKAGHIGVVSVEFIAPTLEGTYTSHWRLSHKGQQFGPRVWCSIIVDPFPSSESPVNLERDGISSSKADDFTCEQEEAFLLAEEEIPLGEVTKQTEGTGSSAPQKTQHAASERELYIPSVDLLTAQDLLSFELLDINIVQELERVPHNTPVDVTPRMSPLPHDSPLIEKPGLGRIQEESEGAGLKASPDSTVLTKRKAETPASVEETEEDLSGTQFVCETVIRSLTLDAAPDHNPPCRQRSPQRELQLYSTEEQQPLMLPGFCRKDSSLKFALPEEGPHGDEREEIVHIAEEEAIEEEDVQDEEVQSQSSASSEDYIIILPECFDTSRPLGDSMYSSALSQPGLERGAEGEPGIESGQEPAEARERLPERESQPKEQSISDILTTSQHLDTVPLVPEVAGLPAALSRSAPCGQYEAPRVDSPVTIQEVLPVPDHVRGEPRGSTGLANSRQKSCDHSRHHNGSSIAGGLVKGALSVAASAYKALFSGPPVTAQPVISEDQTAALMAHLFEMGFCDRQLNLRLLRKHNHNILQVVTELLQVNNNDWYSHRY; encoded by the exons ATGGAACCACAGGTTACTCTAaatgtgacttttaaaaatgaaactcaaagcTTTCTGGTTTCGGATCCAGAAAATACAACTTGGGCTGATGTTGAAGCTATG GTAAAAGTTTCATTTGATCTGAATACTATCCAAATAAAATACCTGGATGAGGAAAATGAGGAG ATATCCATCAATAGTCAAG GAGAATATGAAGAAGCACTTAAG ATGGCTAACATTAAGCAAGGAAATCAACTACAGATGCAAGTCCACGAAGGGTGCCATGTTGTAGATGAAGTGCTCCCCCAAACTGTAGTAGAAAAACAAGCAACTGCCAGGACAGGGAAGAAGCCACTCGCACATTACTCTTCGCTGGTAAGAGTCTTGGGATCAGATATGAAGACCACAGAGGAGCCTACAGCAGAG GCACGTTCACCTGTTCCTTGTGACACCGACAAGCCTCAAGACAAGCCCCCAGACTGGTTTACAAGCTACCTGGAGATG TTCAGAGAACAAGTGGTGAAGGAAACGGTGGAGAAGCTTGAACAGAGGTTGCAGGAGAAGCTTGTCCTCCAGAAGCCACCCTTCAGTTCCTCACCCTCAGAAGTCTCAATGCCTATTTCAGAGGAGGAAACCCTGTTTTTGCCAGAGAACCAGTTCAGCTGGCATATTGCTTGTAGCCACTGCCAAAAGAGGATCGTCGGTGTGCGCTACCAGTGTAG CCTCTGCCCATCCTACAACATTTGTGAAGATTGTGAAGCTGGACCTTACTCCCATGACACTAACCACATTTTGCTAAAATTTCGGAGACCTGTTGTGATTTCCTCTGAGCCATTTTTCTACTCAAAGTATCCCACTCCTCGTCTGCCTGCTGCTTTGGAACAAGTCAG GCTCCAAAAGCAGGTGGATAAGAATTTTGTGAAAGCAGAAAAGCAAAGGTTGCGGGCTGAGAAGAAACAGCGGAAGGCAGAGGTCAAAGAGCTTAAAAAGCAGCTGAAACTCCACCGGAAGATTCATTTGTGGAATTCAATCCATGGACTCCAGAGTCCCAAGTCGCCTTTGGGTCGACCTGAGAGCTTGCTGCAGTCTAACACCCTCAT GCTTCCTTTGCAGCCCTGTGCCCCAGTTATGCCAACACTCAGTGCAGCATTCGTGGATGAGAATTTGCCTGATGGGACTCATCTTCAGCCAGGAACCAAGTTTATCAAACACTGGAGGATGAAAAACACAGGGAATGTGAAGTGGAGCGCAGACACAAAG CTCAAGTTCATGTGGGGAAACTTGACTCTGGCTTCTACAGAGAAGAAGGATGTTTTGGTTCCCTGCTTGAAGGCTGGACACATCGGGGTGGTGTCTGTGGAGTTCATCGCCCCAACCTTGGAGGGGACATACACTTCGCATTGGCGTCTCTCTCACAAAGGCCAGCAGTTTGGGCCTCGGGTCTGGTGCAGTATCATAGTGgatccttttccttcctctgagAGCCCTGTTAACCTTGAAAGGGATGGGATTAGCTCAAGCAAAGCTGATGACTTCACCTGTGAGCAAGAG GAAGCTTTTCTTCTAGCTGAAGAAGAGATTCCATTGGGTGAGGTGACAAAGCAGACAGAAGGGACAGGATCCAGTGCCCCACAGAAGACACAACATGCTGCCAGTGAGAGGGAGCTCTACATTCCATCCGTGGACCTTCTGACTGCCCAG GACCTGCTGTCCTTTGAACTGCTGGATATAAACATTGTTCAAGAATTGGAGAGAGTGCCACACAACACCCCTGTGG ATGTGACTCCCCGCATGTCTCCTCTGCCGCATGACAGCCCTTTAATAGAGAAGCCAGGCTTGGGGCGGATACAGGAAGAGAGTGAAGGGGCGGGATTGAAAGCATCTCCTG ATTCCACTGTATTAACAAAGAGAAAGGCCGAGACCCCTGCTTCAGTCGAAGAAACGGAGGAAGACCTGAGTGGGACCCAATTTGTGTGTGAGACTGTAATCCGATCCCTAACCTTGGATGCTGCTCCAGACCACAACCCTCCTTGCAGGCAGAGGTCCCCACAGA GGGAATTACAGCTGTATTCCACAGAAGAACAGCAGCCTCTTATGCTGCCCGGATTCTGCAGAAAGGATTCTTCCT TGAAATTTGCCTTGCCTGAAGAAGGACCACATGGAGATGAGAGGGAGGAGATTGTCCACATTGCTGAGGAAGAAGCCATTGAGGAAGAGGATGTCCAAGATGAAGAAGTTCAGAGTCAGTCTTCTGCTTCCTCTGAAGATTATATCATCATCCTGCCTGAGTGCTTTGATACCAGCCGCCCCCTGGGGGACTCCATGTACAGCTCTGCGCTCTCCCAGCCAGGCCTGGAGCGAGGGGCTGAAGGTGAACCTGGGATCGAGTCTGGGCAGGAACCAGCTGAGGCTAGAGAGAGACTCCCGGAAAGGGAGAGCCAGCCAAAGGAGCAGAGCATCAGTGACATCCTCACGACCTCACAGCATCTGGACACAGTGCCTCTAGTCCCAGAAGTGGCAGGACTTCCAGCAGCACTGTCCAG GAGCGCCCCTTGTGGACAGTATGAGGCACCACGAGTGGATTCACCAGTTACCATCCAAGAAGTTCTCCCAGTCCCCGATCACGTCAGAGGAG AGCCCAGAGGCTCAACAGGACTCGCAAACAGCCGACAGAAGAGCTGTGACCACTCAAG GCACCACAATGGGAGCAGCATTGCTGGAGGACTGGTGAAAGGGGCTTTGTCTGTTGCTGCCTCTGCGTACAAGGCCCTGTTTTCTGGGCCACCAGTCACTGCACAG CCCGTCATTTCTGAAGATCAGACCGCAGCCCTGATGGCCCATCTCTTTGAAATGGGATTCTGCGACAGGCAGCTGAACCTAAGACTGCTGAGAAAACACAATCACAATATCCTGCAGGTTGTGACAGAGCTCCTCCAAGTGAACAACAACGACTGGTACAGCCACCGCTATTGA
- the Nbr1 gene encoding next to BRCA1 gene 1 protein isoform X3, whose protein sequence is MEPQVTLNVTFKNETQSFLVSDPENTTWADVEAMVKVSFDLNTIQIKYLDEENEEISINSQGEYEEALKMANIKQGNQLQMQVHEGCHVVDEVLPQTVVEKQATARTGKKPLAHYSSLVRVLGSDMKTTEEPTAEARSPVPCDTDKPQDKPPDWFTSYLEMFREQVVKETVEKLEQRLQEKLVLQKPPFSSSPSEVSMPISEEETLFLPENQFSWHIACSHCQKRIVGVRYQCSLCPSYNICEDCEAGPYSHDTNHILLKFRRPVVISSEPFFYSKYPTPRLPAALEQVRLQKQVDKNFVKAEKQRLRAEKKQRKAEVKELKKQLKLHRKIHLWNSIHGLQSPKSPLGRPESLLQSNTLMLPLQPCAPVMPTLSAAFVDENLPDGTHLQPGTKFIKHWRMKNTGNVKWSADTKLKFMWGNLTLASTEKKDVLVPCLKAGHIGVVSVEFIAPTLEGTYTSHWRLSHKGQQFGPRVWCSIIVDPFPSSESPVNLERDGISSSKADDFTCEQEEAFLLAEEEIPLGEVTKQTEGTGSSAPQKTQHAASERELYIPSVDLLTAQDLLSFELLDINIVQELERVPHNTPVDVTPRMSPLPHDSPLIEKPGLGRIQEESEGAGLKASPDSTVLTKRKAETPASVEETEEDLSGTQFVCETVIRSLTLDAAPDHNPPCRQRSPQRELQLYSTEEQQPLMLPGFCRKDSSLKFALPEEGPHGDEREEIVHIAEEEAIEEEDVQDEEVQSQSSASSEDYIIILPECFDTSRPLGDSMYSSALSQPGLERGAEGEPGIESGQEPAEARERLPERESQPKEQSISDILTTSQHLDTVPLVPEVAGLPAALSRSAPCGQYEAPRVDSPVTIQEVLPVPDHVRGEPRGSTGLANSRQKSCDHSSPSFLKIRPQP, encoded by the exons ATGGAACCACAGGTTACTCTAaatgtgacttttaaaaatgaaactcaaagcTTTCTGGTTTCGGATCCAGAAAATACAACTTGGGCTGATGTTGAAGCTATG GTAAAAGTTTCATTTGATCTGAATACTATCCAAATAAAATACCTGGATGAGGAAAATGAGGAG ATATCCATCAATAGTCAAG GAGAATATGAAGAAGCACTTAAG ATGGCTAACATTAAGCAAGGAAATCAACTACAGATGCAAGTCCACGAAGGGTGCCATGTTGTAGATGAAGTGCTCCCCCAAACTGTAGTAGAAAAACAAGCAACTGCCAGGACAGGGAAGAAGCCACTCGCACATTACTCTTCGCTGGTAAGAGTCTTGGGATCAGATATGAAGACCACAGAGGAGCCTACAGCAGAG GCACGTTCACCTGTTCCTTGTGACACCGACAAGCCTCAAGACAAGCCCCCAGACTGGTTTACAAGCTACCTGGAGATG TTCAGAGAACAAGTGGTGAAGGAAACGGTGGAGAAGCTTGAACAGAGGTTGCAGGAGAAGCTTGTCCTCCAGAAGCCACCCTTCAGTTCCTCACCCTCAGAAGTCTCAATGCCTATTTCAGAGGAGGAAACCCTGTTTTTGCCAGAGAACCAGTTCAGCTGGCATATTGCTTGTAGCCACTGCCAAAAGAGGATCGTCGGTGTGCGCTACCAGTGTAG CCTCTGCCCATCCTACAACATTTGTGAAGATTGTGAAGCTGGACCTTACTCCCATGACACTAACCACATTTTGCTAAAATTTCGGAGACCTGTTGTGATTTCCTCTGAGCCATTTTTCTACTCAAAGTATCCCACTCCTCGTCTGCCTGCTGCTTTGGAACAAGTCAG GCTCCAAAAGCAGGTGGATAAGAATTTTGTGAAAGCAGAAAAGCAAAGGTTGCGGGCTGAGAAGAAACAGCGGAAGGCAGAGGTCAAAGAGCTTAAAAAGCAGCTGAAACTCCACCGGAAGATTCATTTGTGGAATTCAATCCATGGACTCCAGAGTCCCAAGTCGCCTTTGGGTCGACCTGAGAGCTTGCTGCAGTCTAACACCCTCAT GCTTCCTTTGCAGCCCTGTGCCCCAGTTATGCCAACACTCAGTGCAGCATTCGTGGATGAGAATTTGCCTGATGGGACTCATCTTCAGCCAGGAACCAAGTTTATCAAACACTGGAGGATGAAAAACACAGGGAATGTGAAGTGGAGCGCAGACACAAAG CTCAAGTTCATGTGGGGAAACTTGACTCTGGCTTCTACAGAGAAGAAGGATGTTTTGGTTCCCTGCTTGAAGGCTGGACACATCGGGGTGGTGTCTGTGGAGTTCATCGCCCCAACCTTGGAGGGGACATACACTTCGCATTGGCGTCTCTCTCACAAAGGCCAGCAGTTTGGGCCTCGGGTCTGGTGCAGTATCATAGTGgatccttttccttcctctgagAGCCCTGTTAACCTTGAAAGGGATGGGATTAGCTCAAGCAAAGCTGATGACTTCACCTGTGAGCAAGAG GAAGCTTTTCTTCTAGCTGAAGAAGAGATTCCATTGGGTGAGGTGACAAAGCAGACAGAAGGGACAGGATCCAGTGCCCCACAGAAGACACAACATGCTGCCAGTGAGAGGGAGCTCTACATTCCATCCGTGGACCTTCTGACTGCCCAG GACCTGCTGTCCTTTGAACTGCTGGATATAAACATTGTTCAAGAATTGGAGAGAGTGCCACACAACACCCCTGTGG ATGTGACTCCCCGCATGTCTCCTCTGCCGCATGACAGCCCTTTAATAGAGAAGCCAGGCTTGGGGCGGATACAGGAAGAGAGTGAAGGGGCGGGATTGAAAGCATCTCCTG ATTCCACTGTATTAACAAAGAGAAAGGCCGAGACCCCTGCTTCAGTCGAAGAAACGGAGGAAGACCTGAGTGGGACCCAATTTGTGTGTGAGACTGTAATCCGATCCCTAACCTTGGATGCTGCTCCAGACCACAACCCTCCTTGCAGGCAGAGGTCCCCACAGA GGGAATTACAGCTGTATTCCACAGAAGAACAGCAGCCTCTTATGCTGCCCGGATTCTGCAGAAAGGATTCTTCCT TGAAATTTGCCTTGCCTGAAGAAGGACCACATGGAGATGAGAGGGAGGAGATTGTCCACATTGCTGAGGAAGAAGCCATTGAGGAAGAGGATGTCCAAGATGAAGAAGTTCAGAGTCAGTCTTCTGCTTCCTCTGAAGATTATATCATCATCCTGCCTGAGTGCTTTGATACCAGCCGCCCCCTGGGGGACTCCATGTACAGCTCTGCGCTCTCCCAGCCAGGCCTGGAGCGAGGGGCTGAAGGTGAACCTGGGATCGAGTCTGGGCAGGAACCAGCTGAGGCTAGAGAGAGACTCCCGGAAAGGGAGAGCCAGCCAAAGGAGCAGAGCATCAGTGACATCCTCACGACCTCACAGCATCTGGACACAGTGCCTCTAGTCCCAGAAGTGGCAGGACTTCCAGCAGCACTGTCCAG GAGCGCCCCTTGTGGACAGTATGAGGCACCACGAGTGGATTCACCAGTTACCATCCAAGAAGTTCTCCCAGTCCCCGATCACGTCAGAGGAG AGCCCAGAGGCTCAACAGGACTCGCAAACAGCCGACAGAAGAGCTGTGACCACTCAAG CCCGTCATTTCTGAAGATCAGACCGCAGCCCTGA